A stretch of the Aphis gossypii isolate Hap1 chromosome 2, ASM2018417v2, whole genome shotgun sequence genome encodes the following:
- the LOC114131603 gene encoding probable Golgi SNAP receptor complex member 2 yields MENLYHQTNRLILETQELFHRLESSKSELVEADVQSRILTISQNCEHLDILVHKEPVSRRNNAKLRVDQLKYDYQHLQSALRTHQQNQLRRLRAEQEREELLNRRFTRNSDMNDTTILIDSSIQHQNSLQGANRGVDDLLGSGASILQSLREQRDRLTGTRNRLSGIFGSLRLSNTTMKYIEKRLTEDRYILYGGMAVTILVIIIVMIYFS; encoded by the exons ATGGAGAATTTATACCACCAAACGAATAGATTGATATTAGAAACTCAAGAATTATTCCACAGATTGGAGAGTTCGAAATCCGAACTTGTCGAAGCAGATGTACAATCAAGAATATTAACCATTTcaca AAACTGTGAACACCTAGACATTCTTGTGCACAAAGAACCTGTTTCCAGGCGTAACAATGCCAAATTACGTGTAGATCAACTCAAATATGATTACCAGCACTTGCAG tcAGCATTAAGAACACATCAACAAAATCAACTAAGAAGATTGAGAGCTGAGCAGGAACGTGAAGAACTGTTAAATCGCCGGTTTACTAGAAATTCCGACATGAatgatacaacaatattaatcgATAGTTCCATACAACATCAAAATTCCTTACAG GGAGCAAATCGAGGAGTTGATGATTTATTAGGATCTGGTGCCAGCATACTACAAAGTTTGCGTGAACAACGTGATCGACTAACTGGCACCCGAAATCGTTTGTCTGGAATTTTTGGTTCGCTTAGGCTTTCAAATACAACCATgaaatacattgaaaaaagATTAACAGaagataggtatatactatatggaGGAATGGCTGTCACAATTCtcgttataattatagtaatgatATATTTCAGTTAA
- the LOC114131599 gene encoding 33 kDa inner dynein arm light chain, axonemal, which yields MGEKIVPLEMNLVRYSNPVAVTEREEKMAIKKLDEKDGLISNEKIKECDEILNCILPPREWEENGKQWRQKVSNQPATRMDVIKLTEMLDMSLQHLQARETGICPIRRALYSQCFDEIIRQVTINCAERGLLLLKVRDELKMTMDAYRSLYESSIAFGIRKSLSAEHNKLDMQDRLTELEVEKQKIKDDLATAIAKYEMAQRQGTEQRIAEQQRHNEEINFLKRSNQQLKAQLEGIIAPKK from the exons ATGGGAGAAAAAATAGTACCCCTGGAGATGAATTTAGTACGCTACAGTAATCCAGTAGCAGTTACAGAACGTGAAGAAAAAATGGCTATTAAG AAACTTGATGAAAAAGATGGTCTaatatcaaatgaaaaaattaaagaatgcgatgaaattttaaattgtattttgccACCAAGAGAATGGGAAGAAAACGGAAAACAGTGGAGACAAAAAGTTTCAAATCAACCAGCTACTAGAATGGATGTAATTAAGTTGACAGAAATGTTAGACATGAGTTTGCAACATTTACAGGCACGAGAAACGGGTATTTGTCCAATTCGAAGAGCACTCTATTCTCAATGTTTCGATGAAATAATTCGCCag GTCACTATTAACTGTGCAGAACGAGGCCTTTTGTTGTTGAAAGTCCGTGATGAACTTAAAATGACAATGGATGCTTACCGGTCATTATATGAGAGTAGTATTGCTTTTGGTATACGCAAGTCATTATCCGCAGAACATAATAAGCTTGACATGCAAGATCGATTAACTGAATTAGAAgttgaaaaacagaaaatcAAAGATGACTTAGCAACAGCAATTGCAAAATATGAAATGGCTCAAAGACAAGGAACTGAACAACGTATTGCTGAACAACAAAGGCACAATGaagaaatcaattttttgaaaagatCCAATCAACAGTTAAAAGCTCAGCTTGAAGGAATTATAGCTCCGAAGAAATAA
- the LOC114131601 gene encoding transcription initiation factor TFIID subunit 13, translated as MAAEDVFDQFDEEEQQVESQSFTKAGRKRLFSKELRCMMYGFGDDENPYTESVDILEDLVIEFITEMTHNAMEIGRSGRVQVEDIVFLVRKDPKKYARVKELLMMNEELKKARKAFDEGKFAGNEVPNSGNTSITK; from the exons atggCTGCAGAAGATGTATTCGATCAG tttGATGAAGAAGAACAACAAGTTGAAAGTCAGTCATTTACAAAAGCTGGTCGAAAGCGACTTTTCTCAAAGGAATTACGTTGTATGATGTATGGTTTTGGTGATGATGAAAATCCATACACTGAAAGTGTTGACATACTTGAAGATTTAGTAATTGAGTTTATCACAGaaatg ACTCATAATGCTATGGAAATTGGACGATCTGGACGAGTTCAAGTAGAAgatattgtgtttttagtGAGAAAAGAtccaaaaaaatatgctagagtcaaagaattattaatgatgAATGAAGAATTGAAAAAAGCACGGAAAGCATTTGATGAAGGAAAATTTGCtg GTAATGAAGTACCAAACAGTGGTAATACTAGTATCACTAAATAA